The following are from one region of the Streptomyces sp. NBC_01304 genome:
- a CDS encoding alpha/beta fold hydrolase encodes MTTHPATRAELQRADGARLALYVDGPDDPDLVIVLSHGWQAAASLWDEHVRQLPRPRTRIVRYDQRGHGNSTSGRALPSIPLLADDLNAVITATAPGRLPVLVVGHSMGGMAALSFAAQFPHLIGDKVTSALLVATTGGDLDLTAAHHPPLTRLVGLSRHAMAAVAIHAPRPAARIRELVRPRPYAQPPIDIAGRWFKALMSHDVAQRLDALSRIPVHILVGDSDQTIPPVHALRLAAQIPTAQLHVIAGGGHRIPTQHPAEFLAALEQACDDALRPASRWPSRRIRLSRKVHTPPGRQHEATVSEPRPGPRPKAVR; translated from the coding sequence ATGACAACCCACCCCGCCACCCGCGCCGAACTCCAACGCGCCGACGGCGCCCGCCTCGCCCTCTACGTCGACGGCCCCGACGACCCCGACCTCGTCATCGTCCTGTCGCACGGCTGGCAGGCCGCCGCCTCCCTGTGGGACGAACATGTCCGCCAACTACCCCGTCCCCGCACCCGCATCGTCCGCTACGACCAACGCGGACACGGCAACTCCACGTCAGGCCGTGCGCTGCCCTCCATCCCCCTGCTCGCCGACGACCTCAACGCCGTCATCACCGCCACCGCACCGGGCCGGCTCCCGGTCCTCGTCGTGGGGCACTCCATGGGCGGCATGGCCGCCCTGTCCTTCGCCGCGCAGTTCCCGCACCTCATCGGCGACAAGGTCACCAGCGCCCTGCTCGTCGCGACCACCGGCGGCGACCTCGACCTCACCGCCGCCCACCACCCGCCGCTCACCCGGCTCGTCGGCCTGTCCCGCCACGCCATGGCGGCCGTCGCCATCCACGCGCCGCGCCCTGCAGCCCGGATCCGGGAACTCGTCCGTCCCCGGCCCTACGCCCAGCCACCCATCGACATCGCCGGCCGCTGGTTCAAAGCACTCATGAGCCACGACGTGGCACAGCGCCTCGACGCACTGAGCCGCATCCCCGTTCACATCCTCGTCGGCGACAGCGATCAGACCATCCCGCCCGTCCACGCGCTGCGGCTCGCCGCGCAGATCCCCACCGCCCAGCTCCACGTCATCGCCGGCGGCGGACACCGCATCCCCACCCAGCACCCCGCCGAGTTCCTCGCCGCCCTCGAGCAGGCCTGCGACGACGCGCTACGCCCCGCCAGCCGATGGCCCTCCCGCCGCATACGCCTCTCGCGCAAGGTCCACACGCCGCCCGGCCGGCAGCACGAGGCCACGGTGAGCGAACCCCGCCCCGGCCCGCGCCCCAAGGCGGTCCGCTGA
- a CDS encoding GNAT family N-acetyltransferase — MTTTTTLTQAPAEPAPPESPFLTRRARLGDLEAVNELHRGCSLASRYARYATPRRELKRAEYARLLHPSAGTSWLTTLRDAPDTAVALTHLLKTRTSHAYELAVLVGDLWQGRGLGTQLTDHALAAAAAEPDCHTVTAQFGATNTRALAILRRRNIWVPRAADGLIDLTIPLAARS; from the coding sequence TTGACCACCACCACGACCCTCACGCAGGCCCCGGCAGAGCCGGCCCCACCCGAATCGCCGTTCCTCACCCGCCGAGCCCGACTCGGGGACCTGGAAGCGGTGAACGAACTGCACCGTGGCTGCTCACTCGCCAGCCGCTACGCCCGCTATGCCACCCCACGCCGGGAGCTGAAACGAGCCGAGTACGCCAGACTGCTGCATCCATCCGCGGGCACCAGCTGGCTCACCACACTCCGCGACGCCCCGGACACCGCCGTCGCTCTCACGCATCTCCTCAAGACCCGCACCTCGCACGCCTACGAACTCGCCGTCCTGGTCGGCGACTTGTGGCAGGGCCGCGGCCTGGGCACCCAGCTCACCGACCACGCCCTGGCCGCCGCGGCCGCCGAGCCCGACTGCCACACCGTCACCGCCCAGTTCGGCGCCACCAACACCCGGGCCCTCGCCATCCTGCGACGCCGCAACATCTGGGTCCCCCGCGCCGCAGACGGCCTCATCGACCTCACCATCCCCCTGGCCGCCCGGAGCTGA
- a CDS encoding WhiB family transcriptional regulator, with product MITQLTRPNVEFTACADADPEIFHDDVLAPTAKQLCAGCPLAEACRTQARNSGEWGTWGGETSAERAAAGYPPVGWTGRGYTRFTHPCGTPAAYQRHMRAGETACEPCKQAESVRAGEQRARRRLRRKNNPARTK from the coding sequence ATGATCACCCAACTCACCCGGCCCAACGTCGAGTTCACCGCCTGCGCCGACGCCGACCCCGAGATCTTCCACGACGACGTGCTCGCCCCCACGGCCAAGCAACTGTGCGCGGGGTGCCCGCTGGCCGAGGCGTGCCGCACCCAGGCCCGCAACAGCGGCGAGTGGGGCACCTGGGGCGGCGAAACCAGTGCTGAGCGGGCCGCCGCCGGCTATCCGCCAGTCGGCTGGACAGGCCGCGGCTACACGAGATTCACCCACCCCTGCGGCACCCCGGCCGCCTACCAGCGCCACATGCGCGCCGGCGAGACCGCGTGCGAGCCGTGCAAGCAGGCCGAATCCGTGCGCGCCGGCGAGCAGCGGGCCCGGCGCCGGCTGCGCCGCAAGAACAACCCCGCCCGCACCAAGTAG
- a CDS encoding DUF721 domain-containing protein, with protein MSADQPTGLDLCRLALIAQKEAARRRGAGAQRKPSTKRPATALHGTGREPLGLGGAVARLVIERGWEKPKGGGEVIGRWKDIVTPEVAAHLQPAAFHPDSGRLDLVPDNPSWAFQAQLISAQLIEQVNKAVGSQTVQKIRVLPVGSRIRPTHTQDSPADEPVEVAARAPLRTSPIGARGREQVRAALQTSPAPVIPGRLRTREDGAAGYQATRALVKSTPAKAPPDREPARTREDGSAHYQEVRALVGSTTPAPGTLPRTMRTPNSGSTEYQQTRRALLEGKSRIRRPK; from the coding sequence ATGAGCGCCGACCAGCCGACCGGCCTGGACCTCTGCCGCCTCGCCCTGATCGCGCAGAAGGAAGCCGCCCGACGCCGAGGCGCCGGCGCCCAGCGCAAGCCGAGCACGAAGCGGCCGGCCACCGCGCTGCACGGCACCGGCCGCGAACCCCTCGGCCTCGGCGGCGCCGTGGCCCGGCTCGTGATCGAGCGCGGCTGGGAGAAGCCCAAGGGCGGGGGAGAGGTGATCGGCCGGTGGAAGGACATCGTCACCCCCGAGGTGGCAGCGCACCTGCAGCCCGCGGCCTTCCACCCGGACAGCGGCCGCCTCGACCTGGTCCCGGACAACCCCTCCTGGGCCTTTCAGGCCCAGCTGATCAGCGCCCAGCTCATCGAGCAGGTGAACAAGGCGGTCGGCTCGCAGACCGTGCAGAAGATCCGGGTCCTTCCGGTCGGCTCCCGCATCCGCCCGACGCACACCCAGGACAGCCCGGCGGACGAGCCGGTTGAAGTGGCCGCTCGCGCTCCGCTGCGCACGTCGCCGATCGGGGCGCGGGGCCGTGAGCAGGTGCGCGCGGCACTGCAGACGTCGCCCGCGCCCGTCATCCCGGGTCGACTGCGCACCCGCGAGGACGGGGCCGCCGGCTACCAGGCCACCCGGGCCCTGGTGAAGTCCACGCCGGCCAAGGCGCCGCCCGATCGCGAGCCGGCCCGTACCCGCGAGGACGGATCCGCCCACTACCAGGAGGTCCGCGCCCTGGTCGGCAGCACCACCCCCGCGCCAGGCACGCTGCCGCGGACCATGCGGACCCCGAACAGCGGCTCCACCGAATACCAGCAGACCCGCCGGGCCCTCCTGGAAGGCAAGAGCCGCATCCGGCGCCCCAAGTAG
- a CDS encoding helix-turn-helix domain-containing protein, with product MPTLTAPPAYPPAAASANPDAAVLNVPEAAQWIQNTRGRIAPDGYAWLEAVYWHYKYAPRTAGKSHGPAKVGETTWRTAHAIAHLTECRPSIANLVTWLKMSARTVKYHLAILREAGLLTYLAKGTRIRGVGGRASEFARTIPPVFDEAAGLRTGPSDTLIRAVRGFARDRIPLLKELHAAARRPLRRKRTNTANRQPVKGTSAASPCTPMVVGTSGSSSTGDTPPPSESKLASGQHESPTQKKSTQKKLNTTGRRYQLAAELVAQVPWLGRAAVPRIAWIVRHVADAGWSATEVIAVISQDSAAGHVRRPSGFLAYRLKGAERLYDTPAKRAAIVTWWRNSRAAAQERHAEWDGQWQQPASRAVAREVESAFAQLQQPSAAPEQRDLTVGDDGLVDLAQLTRDEVIDLRAAALKDHALIHATVSTCGEDYARRLFTNALVEQAQRLARLGRGIVHTWRPA from the coding sequence GTGCCCACGCTCACCGCTCCACCCGCGTACCCCCCGGCCGCCGCGTCGGCGAATCCTGATGCCGCTGTGCTGAACGTGCCGGAAGCTGCCCAGTGGATTCAGAACACCCGCGGCCGTATCGCGCCCGACGGCTACGCCTGGCTCGAGGCCGTGTACTGGCACTACAAGTACGCGCCGCGCACCGCTGGCAAGTCCCACGGCCCGGCCAAGGTCGGCGAGACCACCTGGCGCACGGCCCACGCCATCGCCCACCTCACCGAGTGCCGCCCCAGCATCGCCAACCTCGTCACGTGGCTGAAGATGTCCGCCCGCACGGTGAAGTACCACCTCGCCATCCTGCGCGAGGCCGGTCTGCTCACGTACCTCGCCAAGGGCACCCGCATCCGCGGCGTCGGCGGCAGGGCCTCCGAGTTCGCCCGCACCATCCCCCCGGTCTTCGACGAGGCGGCCGGCCTGCGCACCGGCCCCTCGGACACGCTCATCCGCGCCGTACGGGGCTTCGCCCGGGACCGCATCCCGCTGCTGAAGGAACTGCACGCCGCCGCCCGCCGCCCCCTGCGCCGGAAGCGGACAAACACCGCTAATCGGCAGCCGGTGAAGGGGACTTCGGCGGCATCGCCTTGCACCCCAATGGTGGTTGGTACTTCTGGTTCTTCTTCTACCGGTGATACTCCCCCTCCCTCTGAGAGCAAGCTCGCCAGCGGGCAGCACGAGTCCCCCACCCAGAAGAAGTCCACCCAGAAGAAGCTCAACACCACCGGCCGCCGCTACCAGCTCGCCGCCGAACTCGTCGCACAGGTCCCGTGGCTCGGCCGAGCCGCAGTCCCGCGGATCGCCTGGATCGTCCGGCACGTCGCCGACGCCGGCTGGAGCGCCACCGAAGTCATCGCCGTCATCAGCCAGGACAGCGCCGCAGGTCACGTACGCCGGCCCTCCGGATTCCTCGCCTACCGCCTCAAGGGCGCCGAGCGCCTGTACGACACCCCCGCCAAGCGGGCAGCCATCGTGACCTGGTGGCGCAACTCCCGCGCCGCCGCCCAGGAACGGCACGCCGAGTGGGACGGCCAGTGGCAGCAGCCGGCCAGCCGCGCCGTCGCCCGCGAGGTCGAGAGCGCCTTCGCCCAGCTGCAGCAGCCGTCGGCCGCCCCGGAGCAGCGGGACCTCACCGTCGGCGACGACGGACTGGTCGATCTCGCCCAGCTCACCCGCGACGAGGTCATCGACCTGCGCGCGGCCGCGCTGAAGGACCACGCGCTCATCCACGCCACGGTCAGCACCTGCGGCGAGGACTATGCCCGCCGGCTGTTCACCAACGCCCTGGTCGAGCAGGCCCAGCGCCTCGCCCGTCTCGGCCGCGGCATCGTCCACACCTGGAGGCCCGCATGA
- a CDS encoding helix-turn-helix transcriptional regulator — protein MPARNFDGRRLRAERRAADLFQADIASGVGVSKPTVADWENGNAFPQPEKLPSIAAALRKHVDDLFPRYGDPDLADLRCDAGHTQRSAAEALGVSRGPLQNAERAKRRLDPKLLPRVAAVYGVTEAEVEAAQARSFGEFRPPAPSSAPALQHERLAQKINRLLATFPTPPLDEELAEAINETAGADVITAGQVAELRQGTRPTPEVLAGTPEVIVHEGLGKFFDVTPQFFLPVKDAEQQVLDIMALLAGEDETSRLALAARGGEGGLSDGFVNRLQELVAQMKQGQAPRAGDPKI, from the coding sequence ATGCCCGCACGCAACTTCGACGGACGCCGCCTGAGAGCCGAGCGTCGAGCAGCGGACCTCTTTCAGGCGGACATCGCATCGGGCGTGGGCGTCAGCAAGCCCACCGTCGCCGACTGGGAGAACGGGAACGCCTTCCCTCAGCCGGAGAAGCTGCCGTCCATCGCCGCGGCCCTGCGCAAGCATGTGGACGATCTCTTCCCGCGGTACGGCGACCCGGACTTGGCGGACCTGCGATGCGATGCCGGGCACACCCAGCGCAGCGCCGCCGAGGCGCTTGGCGTCAGCCGGGGTCCCCTTCAGAACGCCGAGCGCGCGAAGCGCAGACTGGACCCGAAGCTCCTGCCGCGGGTGGCTGCTGTGTACGGGGTGACCGAGGCCGAGGTGGAGGCCGCCCAGGCCCGCTCCTTCGGTGAGTTCCGCCCCCCTGCGCCTTCGTCGGCGCCGGCGCTGCAGCACGAGCGGCTGGCACAGAAGATCAACCGGCTGCTGGCGACCTTCCCGACGCCCCCCTTGGACGAAGAGCTCGCCGAGGCCATCAACGAGACCGCCGGCGCCGACGTCATCACCGCCGGCCAGGTCGCCGAGCTGCGGCAGGGCACTCGCCCCACCCCCGAGGTCCTGGCCGGCACTCCCGAGGTCATCGTGCACGAGGGACTGGGCAAGTTCTTCGACGTAACCCCGCAGTTCTTCCTGCCGGTCAAGGACGCCGAGCAGCAGGTGCTGGACATCATGGCGCTGCTCGCCGGCGAGGACGAGACCTCCAGGCTCGCCCTGGCCGCGCGCGGCGGCGAGGGCGGCCTCTCCGACGGGTTCGTGAACAGGCTTCAGGAGCTGGTCGCGCAGATGAAGCAGGGCCAGGCCCCCCGCGCCGGCGACCCGAAGATCTAG
- a CDS encoding MAB_1171c family putative transporter: protein MIDFLAYAVAATMTGVAVWRSRGALAKDSDTRRRALWGCFAGFALALWLKTPAVKEALNTSPATDISILVKHYVSVIAILSILTFVVTAYGRAEAGDEVPRHVLVSRWIQRLAYKTAFAAMLLMTVMFFTVVNRSHPSDDFIAEHSGQWGATAYMTIFYLFLGAASAVCGYQWTSAARRAETRLLRIGLALMAFAMALGVLYVVTRTAYLWVTLAAPASAQVDQLVGNTTDVLQQVLFFFFALGASVPTTNAANARWGNWRALQQLYPLWRDLMTAIPQISFDPPGSRLRELTRIAPPLDVRLDRWVQDIADAVEQLRHFSPPGLLEAAEDAVVDHLDEAPAAEAFWIKAALVAVAAGERDELPSGALPDKPIGDSGAEATWLLRVQGVYVTISDAQARELLHAARESSC from the coding sequence GTGATCGACTTCCTCGCCTACGCGGTGGCCGCCACCATGACCGGGGTGGCCGTGTGGCGTTCGCGCGGCGCCCTGGCCAAGGACTCCGACACCCGGCGGCGAGCCCTGTGGGGCTGTTTCGCAGGCTTCGCCCTGGCGCTCTGGCTCAAGACACCCGCGGTCAAGGAGGCGCTGAACACCTCCCCCGCGACCGACATATCCATCCTGGTCAAGCACTACGTCAGCGTGATCGCGATCCTGTCGATCCTCACGTTCGTCGTCACCGCCTACGGCCGGGCGGAAGCAGGCGATGAGGTTCCCCGCCACGTCCTGGTGTCCCGCTGGATCCAGCGCCTCGCCTACAAGACCGCGTTCGCCGCCATGCTGTTGATGACGGTCATGTTCTTCACCGTCGTGAACCGCTCGCACCCGTCCGACGACTTCATCGCCGAGCACTCCGGCCAGTGGGGCGCCACGGCCTACATGACGATCTTCTATCTGTTCCTCGGCGCCGCGAGCGCGGTCTGCGGCTACCAGTGGACCAGCGCCGCACGGCGCGCCGAGACCCGGCTCCTGCGCATCGGCCTGGCGCTCATGGCGTTCGCCATGGCCCTGGGCGTTCTCTACGTCGTGACCCGCACCGCCTACCTGTGGGTCACGCTGGCCGCCCCGGCCTCTGCTCAGGTCGACCAGCTGGTCGGCAACACCACGGACGTACTGCAGCAGGTGCTGTTCTTCTTCTTCGCGCTCGGCGCCTCCGTGCCCACCACCAACGCGGCCAACGCACGCTGGGGCAACTGGCGGGCGCTGCAGCAGCTCTACCCGCTGTGGCGGGACCTGATGACCGCGATCCCGCAGATCAGCTTCGACCCGCCCGGCTCTCGCCTGCGCGAACTCACCCGTATCGCCCCGCCCTTGGACGTACGCCTGGATCGCTGGGTCCAGGACATCGCGGACGCAGTCGAGCAGTTGCGGCACTTCTCTCCGCCCGGGCTGCTCGAGGCCGCCGAGGACGCAGTGGTGGATCACCTCGACGAGGCGCCGGCCGCCGAGGCTTTCTGGATCAAGGCCGCGCTGGTCGCCGTGGCCGCCGGCGAACGCGACGAGCTCCCCTCGGGCGCACTGCCGGACAAACCCATCGGCGACAGCGGCGCCGAGGCCACCTGGCTGCTGCGTGTCCAGGGCGTCTACGTGACCATCAGCGACGCGCAGGCCCGCGAACTGCTGCACGCCGCCCGGGAGTCCTCATGCTGA
- the fabG gene encoding 3-oxoacyl-ACP reductase FabG, whose protein sequence is MSRSIFVTGGSRGIGHATARAFAQAGHKVAFTYRSGEPPADLVELGCLPVRCDITDTEEIDLAFKQAEEAHGFVEVLVANAGATRDQLLMRMSEGDFTSVLDTNLTSAFRLAKRVSRGMLRARAGRIILVSSTVALRGEAGQANYAASKAGLVGFARSLAREYGSRGITVNVVAPGATETAMTAALSDEIKASMVRQIPLQRMAQPGEIAAAITFLASDEASYITGAVIPVDGGGGMGH, encoded by the coding sequence ATGTCCCGCTCGATCTTCGTGACCGGAGGAAGCCGCGGAATCGGCCACGCCACCGCCCGCGCGTTCGCCCAGGCAGGCCACAAGGTTGCGTTCACCTACCGCAGCGGCGAGCCGCCGGCGGACCTCGTGGAGCTCGGATGCCTGCCGGTCCGGTGTGACATCACCGACACCGAAGAGATCGACCTCGCTTTCAAGCAGGCCGAGGAAGCCCACGGCTTTGTCGAGGTCCTGGTCGCCAACGCCGGCGCCACCCGCGACCAACTGCTCATGCGGATGAGCGAGGGCGACTTCACCTCGGTCCTCGATACCAACCTCACCAGCGCATTCCGGCTGGCCAAGCGGGTCAGCCGAGGGATGCTGCGGGCCCGCGCCGGCCGCATCATCCTCGTCTCCTCCACGGTCGCCCTGCGGGGCGAGGCCGGACAGGCCAACTACGCGGCATCGAAGGCCGGCCTGGTCGGCTTCGCCCGCTCGCTCGCTCGCGAGTACGGCAGCCGCGGCATCACGGTCAACGTGGTCGCCCCCGGCGCCACCGAGACGGCGATGACCGCCGCGCTGTCCGACGAGATCAAGGCGTCCATGGTGCGCCAGATACCGCTGCAGCGGATGGCTCAGCCCGGGGAGATCGCTGCCGCGATCACCTTCCTGGCCTCCGACGAGGCCAGCTACATCACCGGCGCCGTCATCCCGGTCGACGGTGGCGGCGGCATGGGGCACTGA
- a CDS encoding MmyB family transcriptional regulator, producing MRPGITQVQAAALLGRSRQWFAKLENGRPANYSDAFLDDVRQTLALTREEWAVVKLATGHLAARSAEHAGDLPSPKVPTALRRFVEGVEPFAAYINDFRWDVLVYNKHMARTHPWVEHNENVMVWALTYAEARHRLINWEQDWALPMLAQLKLHDEQWGATDRRMREVVARVRADRRIRELWDSPHVPSLQHPPGDGQRRLRMPGYGNREFTISLLPMSPAGEDELRFMAVVPADDA from the coding sequence ATGAGGCCCGGCATCACCCAAGTGCAGGCCGCAGCCCTTCTCGGCCGGAGCCGCCAGTGGTTCGCGAAGCTGGAGAACGGCAGACCGGCCAACTACAGCGACGCATTCCTGGACGACGTACGCCAGACGCTGGCGCTGACCCGAGAAGAATGGGCAGTCGTAAAACTTGCCACCGGGCACCTTGCCGCCCGGTCTGCCGAGCACGCGGGCGACCTTCCCTCCCCGAAGGTTCCAACTGCCCTGCGCAGGTTCGTGGAGGGCGTCGAACCGTTCGCGGCCTACATCAACGACTTCCGCTGGGACGTGCTCGTCTACAACAAGCACATGGCCCGCACCCACCCCTGGGTCGAGCACAACGAGAACGTCATGGTCTGGGCCCTGACCTACGCCGAGGCCAGGCACCGCCTGATCAACTGGGAGCAGGACTGGGCGCTGCCCATGCTTGCCCAGCTCAAGCTCCACGACGAGCAGTGGGGCGCAACGGACCGCCGCATGCGGGAAGTCGTCGCCCGGGTCCGTGCCGACCGCAGAATCCGGGAGCTTTGGGACTCCCCGCACGTGCCCTCGCTGCAGCACCCTCCCGGCGACGGACAGCGCCGCTTGCGCATGCCCGGGTACGGAAACCGCGAGTTCACTATCAGCCTGCTGCCCATGTCCCCTGCAGGTGAGGACGAATTGCGCTTCATGGCCGTGGTCCCCGCGGACGACGCGTAG
- a CDS encoding PhlD, with product MTHAHVTRPSIVLGAYPVTMDDICDDIARAHGDDPKIARNLRIARHTQVACRHFSRPLTDAVVGGDARITERNQAAFADSAALGVQAASRAIADAGLAPGDIDCVVSSHTTSWTVPGLDVHLVQNIDGMRPDVARMPMSTLGCAGGAQSLVKAAQFVRAHPGSRVLVVVAETLSTVYNHRDTSTESMIYKSLFGDSAGACVVSDTPLGPGLRIDSTWEYLLPSSQTRYSGRLDGAGLHFDSTKAAVAATSDVMPALTAYLAQRGLHTPDFAVIHPGGPRIIDDAARGLGLDQDTGLEDKQRIARHSWASLREEGNLGGVAVLSVLSRTHDDPPADGDRGVLVAFGPGFAAAACTATWNA from the coding sequence ATGACGCACGCCCATGTCACCCGGCCCAGCATCGTGCTGGGTGCCTACCCGGTCACCATGGACGACATCTGCGACGACATCGCGCGGGCTCACGGGGACGACCCCAAGATCGCCCGGAACCTGCGGATCGCCCGCCACACCCAGGTCGCGTGCCGGCACTTCAGCCGCCCCCTGACCGATGCCGTGGTCGGCGGCGATGCCCGGATCACCGAACGGAACCAAGCCGCTTTCGCCGACTCCGCGGCTCTCGGTGTGCAGGCGGCGAGCCGGGCCATCGCGGACGCCGGCCTCGCCCCCGGTGACATCGACTGCGTAGTGAGCAGCCACACCACGTCCTGGACAGTGCCGGGCCTCGACGTGCACCTCGTGCAGAACATCGACGGGATGCGCCCGGACGTCGCGCGCATGCCCATGAGCACCCTGGGATGCGCCGGCGGCGCCCAGAGCCTGGTCAAAGCAGCCCAGTTCGTACGAGCCCACCCCGGCAGCCGGGTCCTGGTCGTGGTCGCCGAGACGCTCAGCACCGTCTACAACCACCGCGACACCAGCACCGAGTCCATGATCTACAAGTCGTTGTTCGGGGACTCCGCCGGCGCCTGCGTGGTCAGCGACACCCCTCTGGGGCCCGGCCTTCGGATCGACTCCACCTGGGAGTACCTGCTGCCTTCCAGCCAGACGCGCTACTCCGGGCGGCTCGACGGCGCCGGGCTGCACTTCGATTCCACAAAGGCTGCCGTCGCGGCCACATCCGACGTGATGCCCGCCCTCACGGCATATCTGGCCCAGCGCGGCCTGCACACACCGGACTTCGCCGTCATCCACCCCGGCGGCCCGCGCATCATCGACGACGCCGCCCGCGGACTCGGCCTTGACCAGGACACCGGACTTGAGGACAAGCAGCGCATCGCACGGCACTCCTGGGCGTCCCTGCGCGAGGAAGGCAATCTCGGCGGAGTTGCTGTGCTCTCCGTACTCTCCCGCACCCACGACGATCCGCCGGCCGACGGCGACCGCGGCGTCCTGGTCGCCTTCGGCCCCGGCTTCGCTGCCGCCGCGTGCACGGCCACCTGGAACGCCTGA
- a CDS encoding Lsr2 dimerization domain-containing protein gives MAQRLIPYLVDDLTGERGDVARHHVALDGRVYEVDLAPDTYAQLALLLRPYLQAGRRVTTAPGAWTAAPPAESFPVSSTT, from the coding sequence ATGGCACAGCGCCTGATCCCGTACCTCGTCGACGACCTGACCGGGGAACGCGGCGATGTCGCGCGTCATCATGTGGCCCTGGACGGGAGGGTGTACGAGGTGGACCTGGCGCCCGACACGTACGCCCAGCTGGCGCTGCTCCTCAGGCCCTACCTCCAGGCCGGCCGGCGAGTCACCACCGCACCCGGCGCCTGGACGGCTGCACCACCCGCCGAGTCGTTCCCCGTCTCCTCGACTACCTGA
- a CDS encoding LuxR C-terminal-related transcriptional regulator, which translates to MDADELLHSGAIPALTEADLAVYRKVRRREALDLGDKEHFERLVELKLVVEDPYSPGQFVHTGRREAEALLRESAHAKVAAGLADLRGLPGLLEQIELAHCATGRGESGIEWIDGLDAVNDAITNASLIATKHLLTAQPGPRPPDSLVRSTTRDLGMLARGVSMRTLYSGAGRAVEHQRAYVARVTAAGAQVRTMTEEFHRSVIIDDCAFVLDHVEGRTHMRGAYCIRHPAVVALLVAEFELKWHRAAVWRGTEDPTVNTISNAFQRSVLRELLAGRTQQQAATELKVSSKTVNAALAELRLKLGHKTLAQLVGWWATSEERHLPD; encoded by the coding sequence ATGGATGCGGATGAACTGCTTCATTCCGGTGCTATCCCGGCATTGACGGAGGCGGACCTGGCCGTCTACCGGAAGGTGCGCCGCCGGGAAGCGCTCGACCTTGGCGACAAGGAGCACTTCGAGCGGCTGGTGGAACTCAAGCTGGTCGTCGAAGACCCGTACTCCCCGGGCCAGTTCGTGCATACCGGCCGCCGTGAGGCGGAGGCGCTGCTGCGGGAGTCCGCGCATGCGAAGGTCGCCGCGGGTCTGGCCGATCTGCGCGGCCTGCCGGGCCTGCTGGAACAGATCGAACTCGCGCACTGCGCGACGGGGCGGGGCGAGAGCGGGATCGAATGGATCGACGGCCTCGACGCTGTCAACGACGCCATCACCAACGCCTCGCTCATCGCAACGAAGCACCTCCTCACCGCCCAGCCGGGGCCACGCCCTCCCGACAGCCTCGTTCGCTCCACAACGCGAGACCTGGGCATGCTCGCGCGGGGAGTGAGTATGCGCACCCTGTACTCGGGCGCAGGCAGAGCCGTGGAGCACCAGCGGGCCTATGTAGCCCGCGTCACGGCCGCCGGGGCGCAGGTGAGAACGATGACCGAGGAGTTCCACCGCTCCGTCATCATCGACGACTGCGCGTTCGTCCTTGACCACGTGGAAGGGCGTACTCACATGCGGGGGGCCTACTGCATCCGGCATCCCGCCGTCGTGGCGCTGCTGGTCGCGGAGTTCGAACTGAAATGGCATCGCGCCGCAGTGTGGCGGGGGACCGAGGACCCCACCGTGAACACCATCAGCAATGCCTTCCAGCGGTCCGTGCTGCGTGAACTGCTCGCCGGCCGGACGCAGCAGCAGGCGGCAACGGAGCTGAAGGTGAGCTCGAAGACCGTCAACGCCGCGCTGGCCGAACTGCGGCTGAAGCTGGGACACAAGACGCTGGCACAGCTGGTGGGCTGGTGGGCCACGAGCGAGGAACGCCATCTCCCGGACTGA